One Bdellovibrionota bacterium genomic region harbors:
- a CDS encoding DUF2231 domain-containing protein: MLPSMWRSELLHPLSVHFPIALLIVGSVFYVLSIFLKHDYFKSLRKFSFLLIVIGTTTAWISIFTGSLAEDVVGPMLCDPEIRLNHEDFSYYVAYMFTAFILFHILSETLLLKYTKFFVALNLILVLSGTASLAYTSHLGATLTYQQGAGVYNPGLECKGF; the protein is encoded by the coding sequence ATGCTGCCATCGATGTGGAGGAGTGAACTCCTCCACCCTCTTTCTGTGCATTTCCCTATCGCTCTACTTATTGTAGGTTCTGTTTTTTATGTGTTAAGCATTTTTCTAAAACATGATTACTTTAAGTCTCTAAGAAAATTTTCATTTTTATTGATTGTTATTGGTACCACGACAGCTTGGATTTCTATCTTTACAGGTTCGCTCGCTGAAGACGTTGTGGGCCCCATGTTGTGTGACCCGGAAATTCGCCTAAATCATGAGGACTTTTCTTATTATGTTGCTTATATGTTTACGGCTTTTATTTTATTCCATATTTTGAGTGAAACATTACTTTTGAAATACACTAAATTCTTTGTGGCTTTAAATTTGATTTTGGTTTTAAGCGGCACTGCAAGTTTAGCTTACACTTCACACTTAGGAGCCACTCTCACCTACCAGCAGGGCGCCGGAGTTTATAATCCTGGGTTAGAGTGTAAAGGTTTTTAG
- a CDS encoding S24 family peptidase, whose amino-acid sequence MRKTKRSSRYKNPAFQLALGAHFKKIRIKKGYSIDRLSKEGEQISPAAIQRLETGQADVQVSLLYRLANILEVSLLDFFRFDYLKIRDSQDLIIPFEDGEKPPKNTIPFYTLEVAAGIFSSETESVNPAGWIELNKKGSLKDYFALQISGKSMEPTIKSGSICLFKKYSGGSRNGQIMLVQARGVSDSEHGGKYVIKRYQRITPVQDSASRKNVIVHLLSDNPSFSPIVLKNISEEEISTPAVFVEVLS is encoded by the coding sequence ATGAGAAAAACAAAACGCAGTTCCCGATACAAAAACCCTGCTTTTCAGCTTGCTTTGGGTGCTCATTTTAAAAAGATTAGAATCAAAAAAGGCTACTCCATTGACCGACTGTCGAAAGAAGGGGAGCAGATAAGCCCTGCGGCGATCCAGCGCTTAGAAACCGGACAAGCCGATGTACAAGTTTCTTTGCTTTATCGTTTGGCAAACATATTAGAAGTGTCTCTTCTGGATTTTTTCAGATTTGACTATTTAAAAATTAGGGACAGTCAGGATCTTATTATACCTTTTGAAGATGGTGAAAAGCCTCCTAAAAATACCATTCCATTTTATACCTTAGAGGTTGCTGCTGGAATTTTTAGCAGTGAAACGGAGTCTGTAAACCCCGCAGGTTGGATTGAGCTTAACAAGAAGGGATCTTTGAAAGATTATTTTGCTCTTCAGATCTCCGGGAAATCTATGGAGCCCACGATCAAATCAGGATCCATTTGTTTATTCAAAAAATATTCTGGCGGAAGTCGAAATGGGCAAATCATGTTAGTACAAGCGAGGGGAGTTTCGGATTCTGAGCATGGGGGAAAGTATGTTATCAAAAGGTATCAGCGCATAACACCGGTTCAGGATTCTGCCTCTCGAAAGAATGTGATCGTGCATCTGTTGTCAGACAATCCTAGTTTTTCTCCCATCGTTTTAAAAAATATTTCTGAAGAAGAAATCTCTACACCAGCCGTTTTTGTCGAGGTCTTGAGTTAG
- the pstA gene encoding phosphate ABC transporter permease PstA has protein sequence MREKLKSVLSVNDFRRKVINVTMISLIVISSLIAIFPLMSVFVFVFQKGFSTLSLNFFTSLPAPVGEMGGGMAQSLLGSAMLIGLASLIGVPWGIASGIYITEYGHGKSAWFLRFSNDLLMGIPSIVVGLFTYSFIVAPMKGFSLLAGSIALGIIMIPIVSRSTEEILKTVPQHIREAGLALGISRYRVILNIILRGSWGGILTGVILSVARISGETAPLLFTSFNNQYWSGSLTQPISSLPVQIYTYAISPFEDWQKQAWAGALVLILFIFTINVTVRFIFRKNK, from the coding sequence ATGAGAGAAAAGCTGAAGAGTGTCCTCAGTGTTAATGATTTTAGGAGAAAAGTAATTAACGTCACGATGATCTCTTTGATTGTGATTTCTTCTCTTATTGCCATTTTTCCACTTATGAGTGTTTTTGTCTTTGTTTTTCAAAAAGGATTTTCAACATTATCCCTTAACTTCTTCACAAGTTTACCAGCTCCCGTTGGTGAAATGGGTGGAGGGATGGCGCAAAGTTTATTGGGAAGTGCAATGCTGATTGGTCTTGCGAGTCTCATTGGTGTCCCTTGGGGAATTGCCTCTGGGATTTATATTACCGAATATGGCCACGGGAAGAGTGCTTGGTTCTTGAGATTTTCAAATGATCTTCTTATGGGAATTCCCTCCATTGTAGTGGGTCTCTTTACGTATTCATTCATTGTGGCGCCGATGAAAGGGTTTTCGTTGTTAGCAGGAAGTATTGCGCTTGGGATTATTATGATTCCAATTGTTTCCAGATCCACCGAAGAAATTCTAAAAACTGTACCGCAACATATTCGCGAAGCGGGTCTCGCTCTTGGTATTTCTAGATACCGCGTGATCTTAAATATTATTTTGCGTGGAAGTTGGGGCGGAATTTTAACGGGAGTTATTCTGAGTGTGGCGAGAATCAGCGGGGAGACTGCGCCTCTTCTCTTTACATCATTTAATAATCAATATTGGTCAGGATCGTTGACTCAGCCGATCTCTTCGTTGCCTGTACAGATTTACACTTACGCGATCAGTCCCTTTGAAGATTGGCAGAAACAAGCCTGGGCGGGAGCCTTGGTTTTAATTTTATTTATTTTTACGATCAATGTTACTGTGAGATTTATTTTTAGAAAAAATAAGTAG
- a CDS encoding helix-turn-helix transcriptional regulator, producing MKDNEHLGIFIRKARLKSKITQRYLSRKLGCTSQFIANWERGASRPPLNYLRKIQKTLKIPEEQFISFLVRESLIPYKKIFK from the coding sequence GTGAAAGATAATGAACATTTAGGTATATTCATCAGAAAAGCAAGGCTGAAATCCAAAATCACTCAGAGATACTTATCACGCAAGCTAGGATGTACATCCCAGTTCATTGCAAACTGGGAAAGAGGTGCCTCAAGGCCGCCCCTTAATTATTTACGTAAAATTCAAAAAACGCTCAAGATACCGGAAGAACAGTTCATCTCTTTTCTGGTAAGAGAAAGTCTTATTCCTTACAAAAAGATTTTTAAATAG
- the pstB gene encoding phosphate ABC transporter ATP-binding protein PstB, which translates to MEKSEELLSVRNLNAWFDNFHAVKNINLSVQKNDILALIGPSGCGKSTFIRCINRLHEEVPKARVSGEVFIQGENIYDSGTDPVKVRRQVGMVFQKPNPFPGLTIFENVAIGLKLSGIKRKSILSEIVEKSLKQAAIWEEVKDKLNQPGTSLSGGQQQRLCIARALAVSPPILLMDEPTSALDPISTARIEDLLQELKKHVTIVIVTHNMQQASRVSSKTAFFLMGDLVEFGDTSLIFTKPKVTKTEEYITGRFG; encoded by the coding sequence ATGGAAAAGTCGGAAGAACTTTTATCGGTCAGAAATTTGAATGCCTGGTTTGATAATTTTCACGCCGTGAAGAACATCAATTTGTCGGTGCAAAAGAATGATATTTTGGCTTTGATCGGGCCATCAGGTTGTGGAAAATCGACTTTCATTCGTTGTATCAATAGACTTCACGAAGAAGTACCAAAAGCGAGAGTTTCTGGCGAAGTTTTCATTCAGGGTGAAAATATTTACGACAGTGGCACGGATCCGGTGAAAGTCAGAAGACAAGTGGGAATGGTATTTCAAAAACCAAATCCATTTCCAGGATTAACAATTTTTGAAAATGTTGCTATTGGATTAAAGCTTTCTGGAATTAAAAGAAAATCCATTTTAAGTGAAATTGTAGAAAAATCTCTTAAGCAAGCAGCCATCTGGGAAGAAGTTAAGGATAAGCTCAATCAACCTGGAACGAGTTTGTCTGGCGGACAGCAACAAAGACTTTGCATTGCGAGAGCGTTGGCCGTAAGCCCTCCAATTTTATTGATGGATGAACCTACGAGTGCTCTAGATCCAATTTCTACGGCGAGAATTGAAGATCTTTTGCAGGAATTAAAAAAGCATGTCACAATCGTTATTGTGACTCACAATATGCAACAGGCATCGAGAGTCTCATCAAAGACCGCATTCTTTCTGATGGGTGACCTCGTAGAATTCGGTGATACGAGTTTGATATTTACAAAACCTAAAGTAACAAAAACAGAAGAATATATTACCGGTCGATTCGGTTGA
- the pstS gene encoding phosphate ABC transporter substrate-binding protein PstS, with the protein MNKFLVSFFIMVSFTAVASAAQLINGAGATFPYPLYSKWFSEYNKQNPNVKINYQSVGSGAGIKQLLAKTVDFGASDAPMKDDELKSAGAPVVHIPTVLGAVVVSYNIPGVSTSINLSPTLVSDIFMGKIKKWNDPKIAAENAGVKFPDTAVTPVYRSDGSGTTSVFTDYLAKVSPEWSEKVGAGKAVKWPTGLGGKGNEGVAGVLKQTPGSVGYVEQVYAVTNKLPVASIKNAAGKYVQPSFESVSAAAEGALKTMPADYRVSITNAAGATSYPIAAFTYILVYKKMNATTGKDFVQFLKWSMGQGQSFAKDLAYAPLPKSLVTKVEATISQLEF; encoded by the coding sequence ATGAACAAATTTTTGGTGTCGTTTTTCATTATGGTTTCATTTACAGCGGTAGCGTCAGCTGCTCAATTGATCAATGGCGCAGGTGCAACGTTCCCTTATCCTCTTTATTCAAAGTGGTTTAGTGAATACAATAAACAAAATCCAAATGTAAAAATCAATTATCAATCGGTTGGAAGTGGTGCGGGCATTAAGCAGTTACTTGCAAAAACGGTAGACTTTGGTGCCTCTGACGCTCCCATGAAAGATGATGAATTAAAATCAGCAGGTGCTCCCGTCGTTCATATTCCAACAGTTCTGGGTGCAGTAGTGGTGAGTTACAATATTCCAGGAGTTTCAACTTCGATCAATTTATCACCAACTCTAGTTTCAGATATCTTTATGGGAAAAATAAAAAAATGGAACGATCCAAAAATTGCTGCTGAAAATGCAGGAGTGAAATTCCCAGATACAGCAGTAACGCCAGTTTATCGTTCCGATGGTAGTGGAACAACTTCAGTATTTACGGACTATCTAGCAAAAGTTTCTCCGGAATGGTCAGAAAAAGTAGGTGCTGGAAAAGCCGTGAAATGGCCCACAGGTCTTGGTGGAAAAGGAAATGAAGGCGTAGCGGGTGTATTGAAACAAACTCCTGGAAGCGTGGGTTATGTTGAGCAAGTTTATGCCGTCACAAATAAACTACCAGTGGCTTCGATTAAAAATGCTGCTGGAAAATATGTTCAACCTTCTTTTGAGTCTGTGTCTGCCGCTGCAGAAGGCGCATTAAAGACTATGCCTGCTGACTATAGAGTTTCAATTACCAATGCTGCGGGTGCGACTTCATATCCTATCGCTGCGTTCACGTACATTCTTGTGTATAAGAAAATGAATGCCACGACAGGGAAAGACTTCGTTCAATTCTTAAAATGGTCCATGGGCCAAGGACAATCTTTTGCAAAAGATTTGGCTTATGCACCTCTCCCTAAATCTCTAGTCACAAAAGTCGAAGCAACTATTTCTCAATTGGAGTTCTAA
- a CDS encoding SAM-dependent methyltransferase, with the protein MSDTPLHLYVAHSDFKKELLKEIKSTKMDFENYLISENKIEDSIWAQDIWFDLKEIKFESISQAVKELKKNHSHWASDSLSHHRRAKLIQEQLNFYKHPSLEFMGNLPKQKFGRWLMVNENTIWASKDCRSPIPFGKIEFNEDKKIPPSRAYLKLWEVFTIHGAIPRKNSRCIDLGSCPGGWSWVLSQLGCDVISVDKAPLDPKIAKIKNIQFLKKDAFKLKPEEVGKIDWLFSDIICEPARLFELVQVWKNSGVKNFVCTIKFKGKTDFEVVERFKKISGARLLHLYHNKHEITWILTEKE; encoded by the coding sequence ATGTCTGATACGCCTCTTCATCTTTATGTTGCTCACTCTGACTTCAAGAAAGAACTTTTGAAAGAGATAAAATCCACAAAAATGGATTTCGAAAATTATTTGATCAGTGAAAATAAGATTGAAGACTCTATCTGGGCACAAGACATTTGGTTTGATCTAAAAGAAATAAAATTTGAATCCATTTCTCAAGCGGTTAAAGAACTCAAAAAAAATCACTCACATTGGGCTTCAGACTCTTTGAGTCATCATCGCAGGGCAAAACTCATTCAGGAGCAGTTGAATTTTTATAAACATCCATCTCTAGAATTCATGGGCAATTTACCTAAGCAAAAATTTGGTAGATGGTTAATGGTGAATGAAAATACGATCTGGGCCTCAAAAGATTGTAGATCACCAATTCCTTTTGGAAAAATTGAATTCAACGAAGATAAAAAAATTCCTCCATCTCGAGCCTACTTAAAACTATGGGAAGTGTTTACTATCCATGGCGCGATTCCAAGGAAGAACTCTCGATGCATTGATCTTGGAAGTTGTCCCGGCGGATGGTCATGGGTGCTTTCGCAACTTGGCTGTGATGTGATCAGCGTGGATAAAGCTCCCTTAGATCCAAAGATTGCTAAGATTAAAAACATTCAATTTCTAAAAAAAGACGCCTTTAAACTTAAGCCCGAAGAGGTCGGAAAAATCGACTGGTTGTTTTCTGATATTATTTGTGAGCCGGCGAGGCTTTTTGAACTGGTTCAGGTATGGAAAAATTCCGGGGTTAAGAACTTTGTCTGCACTATAAAATTTAAAGGAAAAACCGATTTTGAGGTTGTAGAGCGCTTTAAAAAGATCTCAGGTGCGAGACTCCTTCATCTTTATCACAACAAACATGAAATCACTTGGATTTTGACTGAAAAAGAGTAA
- a CDS encoding DUF4423 domain-containing protein, translating into MQNQNMVKHLQELFLEKCRKNENYSLRAFARSLSIPPSSLSEIINEKRALTEKLKKKIGLALNMTPAQINSYHGKRHGNTSKDKVDDVDYKQLSLDSFCIISDWYHYAILQLIKTRDFTNEPAWIASRLGLKVTQVKLALARLKRVGIIESDNQNNLKDLTEGSTTHLKINFTNDELRSFQIKALEKAIDSLKRVPINYRDNTSMTMAINKSTLPEIKDEIKKFRRQLTKKFESYENPDEVYQLAISMTPLTEITKKERGNS; encoded by the coding sequence ATGCAAAATCAAAACATGGTTAAACATTTACAAGAACTTTTTTTAGAGAAGTGTAGAAAGAATGAAAACTACTCATTGCGTGCTTTTGCGCGAAGCTTATCTATTCCGCCTTCTTCTCTTTCAGAAATTATAAACGAAAAAAGAGCTCTCACAGAAAAATTGAAGAAAAAAATCGGTCTGGCCTTAAATATGACCCCGGCACAGATTAATTCTTATCATGGAAAACGTCATGGTAACACTTCCAAAGATAAAGTTGATGATGTGGATTATAAGCAACTTTCTCTAGATTCGTTTTGTATAATTTCTGATTGGTATCACTATGCAATTCTGCAACTTATTAAGACCAGAGACTTTACAAATGAGCCGGCATGGATTGCTAGTAGGCTTGGTCTAAAGGTGACTCAAGTGAAGCTTGCACTTGCGCGATTAAAGCGTGTCGGCATTATTGAATCGGACAACCAAAATAATTTGAAAGATCTTACAGAAGGATCGACTACTCATTTAAAAATTAATTTTACAAATGATGAATTACGAAGCTTCCAAATAAAAGCTCTAGAAAAAGCTATTGATTCTCTAAAGAGAGTCCCCATCAATTATCGCGATAACACATCTATGACTATGGCGATCAATAAGAGTACTTTGCCCGAAATAAAAGATGAAATTAAAAAGTTTCGAAGACAGTTAACAAAAAAATTCGAGTCCTATGAAAATCCTGATGAGGTTTATCAGTTGGCTATTTCTATGACTCCTTTAACAGAAATTACAAAAAAAGAGAGAGGTAATTCATGA
- the pstC gene encoding phosphate ABC transporter permease subunit PstC has protein sequence MAKKRKDLHIGDKAFYWILKVMAFGIILLLLAFFVLLFKMSWPVLSKVGPSFFWFNDWNPVTEEYGALPFIFGTIATSLIALFLAVPISLGAALLITEIADGGVRKILGFLVEMLAAIPSVVYGLWGLFVVVPFLRETVQPFLSKYFGVLPIFEGAPLGVGLMASGIVLAIMITPTIATISREIFLTIPKVYKEGALALGATRWEMIRLSILKSSVSGILGASILGLGRALGETMAVAMVIGNRAEISASLFSPAQSMASLIANEYAEASGDMHLASLTAIGFGLLIVSFFMNSTARIIVWRVERKYKGTR, from the coding sequence ATGGCAAAAAAAAGAAAAGACTTACATATTGGTGATAAGGCTTTTTATTGGATCCTAAAGGTCATGGCCTTTGGGATCATTTTGCTTTTGCTTGCGTTCTTCGTGCTGCTTTTCAAGATGTCATGGCCGGTGCTTTCTAAAGTTGGTCCTTCTTTTTTTTGGTTCAATGATTGGAATCCCGTAACAGAAGAGTACGGAGCGCTTCCATTTATCTTTGGAACAATCGCAACTTCGTTGATAGCTTTATTCCTCGCAGTCCCTATCAGTTTGGGAGCAGCACTTTTAATTACAGAGATTGCCGATGGTGGAGTCAGAAAAATTTTAGGATTCTTAGTTGAAATGCTGGCCGCCATTCCCAGTGTCGTTTACGGGTTGTGGGGACTCTTTGTCGTAGTTCCTTTTTTAAGAGAAACGGTTCAGCCATTTTTATCTAAGTACTTTGGAGTTCTTCCCATATTTGAGGGCGCTCCGTTGGGCGTAGGATTGATGGCCTCAGGTATTGTGCTAGCGATTATGATTACTCCGACAATCGCCACAATCTCTAGAGAAATATTTTTAACAATTCCAAAAGTTTATAAAGAAGGTGCGTTGGCGTTGGGTGCTACAAGATGGGAAATGATTAGGCTTTCTATTTTAAAAAGTTCTGTATCAGGAATTTTGGGTGCTTCTATTTTAGGATTGGGTCGCGCTCTTGGAGAGACTATGGCTGTAGCTATGGTGATAGGAAATAGAGCGGAGATATCAGCTTCATTGTTTAGTCCAGCCCAGAGCATGGCAAGTTTGATTGCAAACGAATACGCCGAAGCGTCTGGTGATATGCACTTGGCCTCACTTACGGCAATTGGTTTTGGTTTGTTGATCGTTTCATTTTTTATGAACTCTACTGCTCGAATTATTGTTTGGCGAGTAGAGCGTAAGTACAAGGGGACGAGATGA
- a CDS encoding response regulator transcription factor, with translation MGNIKILVIEDEKDINDLLALQLGREGYDIDQAYDGQTGLTKALQNDYEVLILDWMLPGMSGIDILKQIRLTKKSDKLAVIMTTAKGQADDVISGLDHGADDYLAKPFEMGILKARVKAVLRRSPMISKSDEKILKIGGLAINQNEHTVTCQGQKIDLTISEFKLLSSLIINTGKVLSRKELIAEIQGDGVTVIDRSIDTHMVGLRKKIGACSDLIKTVRGVGYKIEA, from the coding sequence ATGGGAAATATCAAAATCCTCGTAATTGAAGACGAAAAAGACATCAACGATCTTTTGGCACTTCAGTTGGGGCGAGAAGGTTATGATATTGACCAAGCCTACGATGGTCAAACCGGCCTAACAAAAGCACTTCAAAATGATTACGAAGTTTTAATTTTAGATTGGATGTTGCCCGGTATGAGTGGCATCGATATTCTTAAGCAAATTAGGCTAACAAAAAAAAGTGATAAGCTGGCGGTTATAATGACCACCGCCAAAGGTCAGGCTGATGATGTTATCTCAGGTCTAGATCATGGTGCTGATGATTATCTGGCAAAACCTTTTGAAATGGGTATTTTAAAGGCCAGAGTGAAGGCGGTTTTAAGAAGATCGCCTATGATATCCAAGTCAGATGAAAAGATTCTTAAGATCGGTGGGCTTGCGATCAATCAAAACGAACACACAGTCACTTGTCAGGGTCAAAAAATCGATCTCACTATTTCTGAATTTAAACTCCTCTCATCTTTAATTATAAATACAGGCAAAGTTTTATCGAGAAAAGAGCTTATAGCTGAAATTCAGGGAGATGGGGTAACTGTCATCGACCGTTCCATCGATACGCATATGGTCGGTTTAAGAAAGAAGATCGGCGCGTGTTCAGACCTTATTAAAACTGTGCGCGGTGTGGGATACAAAATAGAAGCTTGA
- a CDS encoding OmpA family protein: MLQRSQNKGILGLFMSFLFLAACSTTPPVQEFSSTANPSEEINALQRNIEKAQTDQVNVLSPNNYKKAEKHLREAKEARSANDGNKEILKEVAIGNAWLLKANDTAERGADNIPDIVDMRARALEAKAATHAKDLLNDADHELKKFGKDFEDGDFSVDLEDRKDLLNEYMSVELSAIKGDKLGTASANLSAAEREGAKKVAPKTLALAQKRMKDADLFITSNRQDATGIDRMATLATKESERALRITRESKINKNKTLEQLALEMEAEQSAQRELSGELDSTKSELGATTSALAVVSAESSQLSDQVALDEKLKNAKSQFSTNEAEVFRDGDKLLIRLKGLKFPSGQADLTAASYPLMTKVQSVIKSLGSSEIEVEGHTDALGSKDVNARLSEKRAEAVKNYLVQNSAVNESDVRSSGFADEKPITTNKTPQGRAQNRRVDILISPL; encoded by the coding sequence ATGTTACAACGCTCACAGAACAAAGGAATACTAGGACTCTTTATGTCCTTTTTATTTTTAGCTGCCTGCTCAACCACTCCACCCGTGCAAGAGTTTTCATCGACAGCTAATCCCTCTGAAGAGATTAACGCTCTTCAAAGAAATATAGAAAAAGCACAAACTGACCAAGTGAATGTCCTCTCGCCCAACAACTACAAAAAAGCAGAAAAACATCTTAGGGAAGCCAAAGAGGCTCGTAGTGCTAACGATGGGAATAAAGAAATACTAAAAGAAGTAGCCATCGGCAATGCATGGTTACTTAAGGCCAATGATACGGCTGAAAGAGGAGCCGATAATATTCCTGACATTGTTGATATGAGAGCAAGAGCTTTAGAAGCAAAAGCTGCGACTCACGCCAAAGACCTTTTGAACGATGCTGATCATGAACTTAAAAAATTTGGTAAAGACTTTGAAGATGGAGATTTCAGTGTTGATCTAGAAGACAGAAAAGATTTACTAAATGAATATATGAGCGTAGAACTATCTGCCATCAAAGGAGATAAACTTGGAACAGCAAGTGCAAATCTTAGTGCGGCAGAAAGAGAAGGCGCAAAAAAAGTTGCTCCTAAAACTCTGGCCTTAGCGCAAAAAAGAATGAAGGATGCCGATCTATTTATTACTTCCAATAGACAAGATGCTACTGGAATTGATCGAATGGCAACTCTTGCGACCAAAGAGTCGGAGCGGGCCTTGAGAATCACAAGAGAATCAAAAATCAATAAAAACAAAACTTTAGAGCAATTGGCTCTCGAAATGGAAGCAGAACAGAGTGCTCAAAGAGAACTCTCTGGTGAGCTAGATTCAACTAAAAGCGAACTCGGTGCAACAACATCCGCATTGGCTGTAGTTTCTGCTGAAAGTTCACAGCTTTCAGATCAGGTGGCATTGGATGAAAAACTAAAAAATGCCAAATCACAATTTTCAACAAATGAGGCTGAAGTATTTAGAGATGGAGATAAGCTTTTAATCCGTCTTAAAGGATTGAAGTTTCCAAGTGGGCAAGCAGATTTAACTGCGGCTAGCTATCCTCTGATGACAAAAGTTCAATCTGTGATTAAATCTTTGGGTAGTTCTGAAATTGAAGTCGAAGGTCATACTGATGCCCTAGGATCAAAAGATGTTAATGCTCGTCTTTCTGAAAAGAGAGCAGAGGCTGTTAAAAATTATTTGGTTCAAAATAGCGCGGTAAATGAATCGGATGTAAGATCCTCAGGTTTTGCAGATGAAAAACCCATTACGACTAACAAAACACCACAAGGTAGAGCTCAAAATCGAAGAGTAGATATTCTTATCTCGCCACTTTAA
- the phoU gene encoding phosphate signaling complex protein PhoU produces the protein MVEELKNLQQLKNFLASMGGYVEESLKQATQALIDRNPNNHENVEKIEQKINECHLQVDQTCMNLLAKLSPFASDLRLILACYKMNNDLERMGDHARNISRGTSQYLSKKEIPHEKDFLQLINETRSMVKESLDSFVNKDIEKAKEVLLRDDIVDELKNTLTIQMKELMKKDPDYVESALDFILFARNLERIGDLATNIAEEVIFITSGDDVRHGGFLK, from the coding sequence ATGGTAGAAGAATTAAAAAACTTACAGCAACTTAAGAACTTTTTAGCATCCATGGGTGGATACGTTGAGGAATCTTTAAAGCAAGCCACTCAAGCCCTGATTGATAGAAATCCCAACAATCACGAAAATGTTGAAAAGATTGAACAAAAAATCAATGAGTGCCATCTTCAAGTGGATCAAACTTGCATGAACTTACTAGCAAAGCTTTCTCCATTCGCTTCGGATCTGAGGCTTATACTTGCTTGTTATAAAATGAATAATGACCTTGAGAGAATGGGCGATCATGCAAGGAACATTTCAAGAGGCACGAGCCAATACTTATCTAAAAAAGAAATTCCGCACGAAAAGGACTTCTTGCAGCTCATCAACGAAACTCGAAGCATGGTGAAAGAGTCTTTGGATAGCTTTGTGAATAAAGACATAGAAAAAGCCAAAGAAGTTTTACTCAGAGATGATATCGTCGACGAATTAAAAAATACTCTGACGATTCAGATGAAAGAACTCATGAAGAAAGATCCCGACTATGTGGAGTCTGCATTGGACTTTATTCTATTTGCTAGAAATCTAGAGCGTATTGGCGATCTAGCCACCAATATAGCTGAGGAAGTGATCTTTATCACTTCAGGGGATGACGTGAGGCACGGTGGGTTCTTGAAGTAG
- a CDS encoding TIGR02147 family protein encodes MKNQIVEKQYSEKQYPNFTSFLKSELARRCAKNPAYSLRAFSKLLGVSHAALSQVMSGKRPLTLKSQRQMALALALSPEQFINFQMSKDITFEEQFQTLNIEKYDILADWTHDAILELTNLRSFKPDPKWIALVLDISVHEVNAAVDKLVRNKLLKIEKTKWTDLSVNNTVNHLGDFTNPALRKYQKDLLEKSIDVLESLPREERDHTSLMLNFSAKNIQEAKDMIKEFRTQFSVKSKLKSKNADEVFALSISFFPISKIKSLKNKKEQK; translated from the coding sequence ATGAAAAACCAAATTGTAGAGAAACAATATTCAGAGAAACAGTATCCTAATTTCACATCGTTCTTAAAGAGTGAATTGGCAAGAAGATGCGCTAAGAATCCGGCATATTCTCTAAGGGCTTTTTCAAAGCTTTTGGGAGTCAGTCACGCTGCCTTGTCACAAGTGATGTCGGGAAAACGTCCACTCACTCTAAAGTCACAAAGACAAATGGCTTTAGCTCTGGCTTTATCGCCCGAGCAATTCATTAATTTTCAAATGTCCAAGGACATTACTTTTGAAGAGCAGTTCCAAACATTGAATATAGAGAAATATGATATTTTGGCAGATTGGACTCATGATGCAATTCTAGAGCTCACAAATTTAAGATCCTTTAAGCCGGATCCCAAGTGGATTGCCTTGGTTTTAGATATCAGTGTTCATGAAGTGAATGCAGCCGTAGACAAACTTGTACGCAATAAACTCTTAAAAATTGAAAAGACCAAGTGGACGGATCTCAGTGTGAACAACACCGTAAACCATTTGGGTGATTTTACAAATCCTGCGCTTAGAAAATATCAAAAGGATCTTTTAGAAAAGTCCATTGATGTCCTTGAATCCCTTCCTCGGGAAGAAAGAGATCACACATCATTGATGTTGAATTTCTCAGCCAAAAATATTCAAGAAGCTAAAGATATGATTAAAGAATTTAGAACACAGTTTTCCGTAAAATCGAAATTAAAAAGTAAAAATGCTGACGAGGTTTTTGCTTTGAGTATTTCGTTTTTTCCAATTTCAAAAATTAAAAGCTTAAAAAATAAAAAGGAGCAAAAATGA